In Jaculus jaculus isolate mJacJac1 chromosome 4, mJacJac1.mat.Y.cur, whole genome shotgun sequence, a single genomic region encodes these proteins:
- the LOC105944813 gene encoding Purkinje cell protein 4-like protein 1, which produces MICPGKGSPVYSESYLNTKTPSASNQASDPEENGKASSTKTAEEEEEIDIDLTAPETESCPCHSGQFRKFQKRKKDSSS; this is translated from the coding sequence ATGATATGCCCAGGCAAGGGAAGCCCTGTGTACTCTGAATCTTATCTTAACACCAAAACACCTTCAGCATCCAACCAGGCATCTGACCCTGAGGAAAATGGGAAGGCTAGCAGCACCAAGAcggctgaggaggaggaagagattgACATTGACCTGACCGCACCAGAGACAGAGAGCTGCCCTTGCCATTCAGGGCAATTCCGAAAAttccagaaaaggaaaaaggactcCAGCTCCTGA